One window of the Ureibacillus sp. FSL W7-1570 genome contains the following:
- a CDS encoding IS66 family transposase — protein MNKHKQTNESTIEELQARNAELKKQNEALQAKIKWLEEQFRLSQHKKFGASSEKTNPDQLELPLFNEAEITADTEVEEPTLETITYKRKKSVGQRDAKLENLPTETIHYRLAEEEQVCLCCGGTVHEMSTEIRREIKIIPAQVKVVEHVQHIYSCRQCEREGIETPIVTAKMPTPIYPKSLASASAMAYIMNQKYVEGMPLYRQEKQLERFGVYLSRQTLANWMIYGATNWLSILYKRMHELLLENDILHADETTLQVLAEPGRKADSKSYMWMYRTGRDVPPIILYDYQTTRHSKHPKAFLKGFKGYLHVDGYAGYHELKDVELVGCWAHARRKFDEALKALPANVDKTSSTAAEGIQFCNQLFQIERQISEKFENCTPEQRKEYRLEHIKPVLDAFLAWLKTKRPQVPPKSKLGEAITYCINQWSKLIVFLEDGRLEIDNNRAERSIKPFVMGRKAWLFAQSMKGASASAIIYSIVETAKENQLNPLNYLTYLFEQLPLIDHNDVEAIDQLLPWSKTIPEECRVPNKTK, from the coding sequence ATGAACAAACACAAACAAACCAATGAATCAACAATTGAAGAACTGCAAGCGAGAAATGCGGAACTCAAAAAACAAAATGAAGCCTTACAGGCTAAAATCAAATGGTTGGAAGAACAATTCCGCCTTAGCCAACATAAAAAATTTGGGGCTTCCAGTGAAAAAACGAATCCGGATCAACTCGAACTTCCTCTTTTTAATGAAGCTGAAATCACAGCGGATACAGAAGTGGAAGAACCTACACTTGAAACCATTACTTATAAACGGAAGAAGTCTGTAGGACAACGCGATGCGAAACTAGAGAACTTGCCGACGGAAACGATTCACTATCGTTTAGCCGAAGAAGAGCAGGTTTGTTTGTGTTGCGGTGGAACCGTACACGAAATGAGTACGGAAATACGAAGAGAAATCAAGATTATTCCTGCTCAAGTAAAAGTCGTTGAGCATGTTCAACATATTTACAGTTGCCGTCAATGTGAACGGGAAGGAATCGAGACACCGATTGTCACAGCCAAAATGCCAACACCAATTTACCCAAAAAGTTTGGCATCTGCATCGGCTATGGCTTATATCATGAACCAAAAATACGTGGAAGGAATGCCTCTTTATCGTCAAGAAAAGCAGTTGGAACGATTCGGTGTGTATTTATCACGCCAAACGCTCGCCAACTGGATGATTTATGGTGCAACCAATTGGCTTTCCATTCTATATAAACGGATGCATGAGCTATTACTCGAAAACGATATTCTACATGCGGATGAAACTACACTTCAAGTTCTAGCAGAACCTGGACGAAAAGCGGATTCGAAGTCTTATATGTGGATGTATCGAACAGGACGAGACGTACCGCCAATCATCTTATATGATTATCAAACGACTCGTCACAGTAAACATCCGAAGGCTTTTCTAAAAGGATTTAAGGGATATCTGCATGTAGATGGATATGCAGGATATCATGAATTAAAGGATGTCGAACTGGTAGGGTGTTGGGCACATGCAAGGCGAAAATTCGATGAAGCACTGAAGGCATTACCAGCCAATGTGGATAAAACATCATCAACCGCTGCAGAAGGAATTCAATTCTGTAATCAATTATTCCAGATTGAAAGACAAATCAGTGAAAAATTTGAGAACTGTACTCCCGAACAGCGCAAAGAATACCGTCTTGAACACATTAAACCTGTGTTAGACGCTTTTTTGGCATGGCTAAAAACAAAACGCCCTCAAGTTCCCCCAAAAAGCAAATTGGGAGAGGCAATTACATATTGTATAAATCAATGGAGTAAGCTCATAGTGTTTTTAGAAGATGGTCGACTTGAAATCGATAATAATCGTGCGGAACGATCGATTAAACCATTCGTGATGGGCCGGAAGGCATGGCTATTTGCACAATCGATGAAAGGTGCATCAGCCAGCGCTATTATTTATAGCATTGTCGAAACAGCTAAAGAGAATCAATTAAATCCATTGAACTACTTAACCTATCTTTTCGAACAATTACCATTGATAGATCACAATGATGTAGAAGCCATCGATCAACTCCTTCCTTGGTCGAAGACAATTCCAGAAGAATGTCGCGTACCAAATAAAACTAAATAG
- a CDS encoding ATP-binding protein has product MKLNRAYNKRPRKNTWALFYAYFTLILMGPTGAGKTHLSVALGIHAVERGYKVSFVSMNQLMYILKTKEYINKSKIRYKRIIASDLIIIDDVMYMTYETQEANLFFQFIYDLYDKAAFILTSNKGPNEWGKFLGDPTLTTAILDRLLHRSEIITFDNETDSIRMKYRKVLF; this is encoded by the coding sequence ATAAAACTAAATAGAGCATATAATAAACGCCCACGAAAAAACACGTGGGCGTTATTTTACGCTTACTTTACTTTAATTTTGATGGGACCAACAGGAGCAGGAAAAACACATTTATCCGTTGCATTAGGAATACACGCTGTGGAGAGAGGATACAAAGTATCCTTTGTCTCCATGAATCAGCTTATGTATATTTTAAAAACAAAAGAATATATCAATAAATCTAAAATACGCTACAAACGTATTATAGCTTCGGATTTAATTATTATTGATGATGTCATGTACATGACTTACGAGACTCAGGAAGCCAATCTATTTTTCCAGTTTATCTATGATTTATATGATAAAGCAGCATTCATTCTAACCTCTAATAAAGGGCCAAATGAATGGGGAAAATTTCTTGGTGATCCTACTTTAACAACAGCTATACTTGACCGTTTATTACATAGGAGTGAAATTATCACTTTCGATAACGAAACGGATAGCATTCGTATGAAATACAGAAAGGTATTATTTTAA
- a CDS encoding ISL3 family transposase has product MSHHHSIRNLLNIKDKNITFDENFCAEELIKGVQSKVFYGQLTYQPKACYACGHVFDVQIIKHGFKTSLIKMPSISGFHTYLKLRKQRYFCKHCHSTFTLKTSVVAKNCCISNNTKVAIALNAKDKISEKDIAMKHNVSHATVSRVIDSFYSYYQPNVHYLPKHLCFDEFKSVKSAAGAMSFIFCDSETGEIVDIVEDRRLHVLKEYFLRYSKKARDAVKTIVIDMYSPYISLIHEVFPKAEIVLDKFHILQLFSRALNKTRINVMNRDKKNYNKLKKYWKLLLKDQTKLDYKNYKYHRCFKKHMCEVEILHYLIDLDSELKASYELYQYVQHCIKIKDFELLKKTLENKQNIVSSYMKTAIKTINKYINYVENTLKYDYNNGILEGINNKIKVIKRISFGYRSFYHFRNRIFITQNLAKIKTA; this is encoded by the coding sequence ATGTCTCACCATCATTCTATACGAAACCTACTCAATATAAAAGACAAAAATATCACATTTGATGAAAATTTTTGTGCAGAAGAACTCATTAAAGGGGTCCAATCAAAAGTCTTTTATGGCCAATTAACTTACCAACCAAAAGCTTGTTATGCTTGTGGACATGTCTTTGATGTTCAAATCATTAAACACGGTTTTAAAACGTCTCTCATTAAAATGCCTAGCATTTCAGGTTTTCATACCTACTTAAAATTGCGTAAACAGCGTTATTTCTGTAAACATTGTCATTCCACGTTTACTTTAAAAACGAGCGTCGTGGCTAAAAACTGTTGTATTTCCAACAATACTAAAGTAGCGATTGCTTTAAACGCCAAAGATAAAATATCCGAAAAAGATATTGCGATGAAACATAATGTTTCTCATGCCACTGTCAGTCGTGTCATTGACAGCTTTTATAGCTATTATCAACCAAATGTTCACTACCTTCCAAAGCATTTGTGTTTTGATGAGTTTAAATCAGTGAAATCCGCAGCTGGAGCGATGTCCTTTATTTTCTGCGACTCTGAAACGGGGGAGATTGTGGATATCGTGGAGGACCGGAGATTACATGTCCTCAAAGAGTATTTCTTACGGTATTCCAAGAAGGCGAGAGATGCGGTAAAAACGATTGTCATCGATATGTACAGCCCTTATATTTCCTTAATCCACGAAGTTTTCCCTAAAGCGGAAATCGTACTCGACAAATTCCATATCCTCCAACTATTTAGCAGAGCTTTAAACAAAACGCGCATCAACGTCATGAATCGGGATAAAAAGAATTACAATAAATTAAAAAAATACTGGAAGCTCCTTCTGAAAGATCAAACAAAACTTGATTATAAGAACTATAAATATCATCGTTGCTTTAAAAAGCATATGTGTGAGGTGGAGATTCTCCACTATCTCATTGATTTAGATTCTGAATTAAAAGCGTCCTATGAGTTATATCAATACGTGCAACATTGCATAAAAATCAAAGACTTTGAGCTCCTAAAGAAAACATTAGAGAATAAACAAAATATCGTTTCCAGCTATATGAAAACCGCCATCAAGACAATCAACAAATACATCAATTACGTGGAGAATACGTTGAAATATGATTATAACAACGGCATTTTAGAGGGGATTAATAACAAAATCAAAGTGATTAAACGCATTTCTTTCGGTTATCGATCCTTCTATCACTTTAGAAACCGAATATTCATTACCCAAAACTTAGCGAAAATAAAAACAGCTTAG
- the istB gene encoding IS21-like element helper ATPase IstB, whose amino-acid sequence MKQDIKELCKSLRLAYVADVYEQIPFETPKQFLYGLLKEEIRLREKARAIRLIKKAKFLDKKSLHDYEWTEQLRFPPHLTKEDLCSLQFIENRENVVLVGSPGTGKTHLATGLGKKACELGYEVRFYRVAHLVEELEQALRNNRLSAFRKRMEKVDLVILDEMGYLPFSKEGAELLFQIISEFYEQKSVIITSNLEFSQWNRIFTDSRLTAALVDRLIHHAHIISFHGESYRLSHALSKRN is encoded by the coding sequence TTGAAACAGGACATTAAAGAATTGTGTAAGTCATTGAGGTTAGCTTATGTTGCGGATGTATACGAGCAAATACCGTTTGAAACTCCGAAACAATTCTTATATGGGCTACTTAAGGAGGAAATAAGATTAAGAGAAAAAGCGAGAGCAATCCGCTTGATAAAAAAGGCGAAGTTCTTAGATAAAAAGAGTTTACATGATTACGAGTGGACCGAACAACTTCGGTTCCCTCCTCACTTAACCAAAGAGGATTTGTGTAGCCTACAATTTATTGAGAATCGAGAAAATGTAGTTTTAGTTGGTTCACCCGGGACAGGGAAGACTCATTTAGCCACAGGACTAGGGAAAAAAGCTTGTGAACTAGGTTATGAGGTTCGTTTTTACCGTGTTGCCCACCTAGTTGAGGAATTAGAGCAAGCTTTACGTAACAACCGTTTATCAGCATTTAGAAAACGGATGGAGAAGGTTGATTTGGTCATTTTAGATGAAATGGGATACTTACCATTTAGTAAAGAAGGAGCTGAATTATTATTCCAAATTATATCGGAGTTTTATGAACAGAAAAGCGTAATTATTACATCTAACTTAGAATTTAGTCAATGGAACCGGATCTTTACAGATTCTCGTTTAACAGCAGCGTTAGTGGACAGGCTAATTCATCACGCCCATATCATCTCTTTTCATGGCGAGAGCTATAGACTGTCCCACGCATTGTCGAAAAGGAATTAA
- the istA gene encoding IS21 family transposase produces MTFTDKGYERLEHPPGEAQVDFGVMEAVQDGEIVDIHALVMTFPHSNAGFAVPLPAENQECFLHGLNILFKQVGGVPKRIRIDNLTPAVKKKRTKNEEAQLTDEFVQFQNYYGFDVQVCNPRSGHEKGNVENKVGYIRYNFFTSAPIMDSYEGLTNQLFHKLEADRNRIHYAKNVRIEDLWQEERDYLLALPEKPYPVFKEHLVKVNKYNEVKVDQTLVHVPKGGNYSQLQMILTWDQLKIVSPNGEILLDDYRPYMKKRKALPWLSIIKTWIHKPRVVEYSRYNKYLPGRIKEFLLVDNLIIRRKRLEALASLLVSHDMKKINEEFYELIAQDKLPSDNNPYEVDWSKYDSLAPREEAVN; encoded by the coding sequence TTGACGTTTACAGATAAAGGGTATGAAAGATTAGAACATCCTCCGGGTGAAGCTCAAGTAGACTTTGGAGTAATGGAAGCTGTACAAGATGGAGAAATTGTGGATATTCATGCTTTAGTTATGACGTTTCCTCATAGTAATGCTGGATTTGCAGTACCGTTACCAGCTGAAAATCAAGAATGCTTCTTACATGGTCTCAATATTCTTTTTAAACAGGTTGGGGGAGTACCTAAAAGGATAAGAATCGATAATTTGACCCCCGCTGTGAAGAAAAAAAGGACAAAAAATGAAGAAGCACAATTAACTGATGAATTTGTTCAATTTCAGAATTATTATGGCTTTGATGTGCAGGTATGCAATCCAAGAAGTGGCCATGAAAAAGGAAATGTTGAGAATAAAGTTGGATATATACGCTATAACTTTTTTACTTCAGCTCCAATAATGGACAGCTATGAGGGTTTAACTAATCAATTATTTCATAAATTAGAGGCGGACAGAAATAGAATTCATTATGCCAAAAACGTACGTATTGAGGACTTATGGCAGGAAGAACGGGATTATCTTCTAGCATTACCGGAAAAGCCCTATCCTGTATTTAAAGAGCATCTTGTTAAAGTAAACAAATATAATGAAGTGAAAGTGGATCAGACGTTGGTTCATGTCCCTAAGGGTGGCAACTATAGTCAATTACAAATGATATTAACATGGGATCAATTAAAGATTGTTTCACCTAATGGGGAGATATTATTGGATGACTATCGGCCATATATGAAAAAGCGAAAAGCATTACCATGGCTTTCAATAATTAAAACATGGATTCATAAACCAAGGGTTGTAGAATATTCGCGCTATAATAAGTATTTACCGGGAAGAATTAAAGAATTTTTGTTGGTAGATAATTTAATTATTCGACGAAAACGATTAGAAGCTCTAGCTAGTTTATTAGTTTCTCATGACATGAAGAAGATTAATGAAGAGTTCTATGAATTAATTGCACAGGATAAGCTACCTAGTGATAATAATCCTTATGAAGTGGACTGGAGTAAATACGATTCATTAGCTCCTAGAGAGGAGGCTGTCAATTGA
- the istB gene encoding IS21-like element helper ATPase IstB: protein MNKSVPEIQQAFKQLRLSETAEELPELLRKAEQSSWTYLEFLEQITTYELKRREEKSIERRMNWARFPFYKPLSMFNIDEQTAITERQLRQLREFQWLEQAYNLILLGPPGAGKTLLSVGLGIEAIQKGFQVYFVTMGELIQLLKTEEYVNKSKTQLKRLRASDLVIIDDVMYMAMDQREGTLFFQLIHQLYERSSLILTSNRSPEQWIELVDNPGMMTAILDRLLHRVEVIHMNNESYRLKHQETIFS from the coding sequence ATGAATAAAAGTGTTCCAGAAATTCAACAAGCCTTTAAACAATTGAGATTATCCGAAACAGCGGAGGAGCTCCCAGAGCTCCTTCGGAAAGCAGAGCAATCATCTTGGACATATTTAGAGTTCTTAGAACAGATAACTACGTATGAACTAAAAAGACGTGAGGAGAAAAGTATTGAAAGACGAATGAATTGGGCTCGTTTCCCGTTCTATAAACCTTTAAGTATGTTTAATATAGATGAGCAAACAGCCATTACAGAGCGGCAATTAAGGCAATTACGTGAATTTCAATGGTTAGAACAAGCATACAACTTAATATTACTTGGACCACCTGGAGCGGGAAAAACTTTATTATCCGTTGGCCTTGGAATTGAAGCGATTCAAAAAGGCTTTCAAGTGTATTTTGTGACCATGGGGGAATTAATTCAGCTATTAAAAACAGAAGAATATGTCAATAAGTCAAAAACTCAGTTAAAGAGACTGCGTGCATCAGATCTTGTGATAATTGATGATGTCATGTATATGGCAATGGATCAACGAGAAGGCACATTGTTCTTCCAGCTTATTCATCAATTATATGAACGAAGTTCGTTAATTTTAACATCCAATCGAAGCCCAGAACAATGGATAGAACTCGTAGATAATCCAGGGATGATGACTGCAATACTTGACCGTCTGTTACATCGAGTTGAAGTGATTCATATGAACAACGAAAGTTACCGATTAAAACATCAAGAAACAATTTTTTCTTAG
- the istA gene encoding IS21 family transposase, producing MLYIEIHQLRTKRLRISQIARKLKISRNTVYKYLNMTFEEAVEEFGTIERKKKLDPYRDWIVTWLQENPSMSGAQILDWLQEKFPDLQVGESTVRRYVKEMREIYQIEKTDGPREHEAVDELPPGKQMQVDWGQTIQKTIDNKDIKLYFIAFVLSHSRQKYMEWQDRPFTTKDTIRCHENAFRYFGGMTEEIVYDQDNLIAVSENAGDLILTKKFQAYVNERKFQIYLCRKADPQSKGKIENVVKYIKYNFAAHRIFSTIGDWNEKAWNWLERTGNYKVHQTIKKRPYEVYQLEKKHLRKISSPLSLTESNPIEIITRNVNKDNTIRYKSNRYSVPIGTYTKCPTVNLQINNEKLIIIEPTTGEILAKHTISLEKGKLIKNTNHARDHTESLDMLKQRVLHLFPTGEASRQYIDEICQRYKRYRRDQLLILQRVAENDPHWIPMALEKCIREKLYSANAFQDVVNYLKLQESNPILEIQVNSTKLVSSIAVETRDFNTYIQRMGGKTNE from the coding sequence GTGTTATATATTGAAATCCATCAATTACGTACTAAAAGATTGCGAATTTCACAAATCGCAAGGAAATTGAAAATCTCACGTAATACAGTTTATAAGTATTTAAATATGACATTTGAAGAAGCGGTGGAGGAGTTTGGCACGATTGAGCGAAAGAAAAAGTTAGATCCCTATCGGGATTGGATTGTGACATGGTTACAAGAAAATCCAAGCATGAGTGGAGCACAAATTTTGGACTGGCTTCAAGAAAAGTTTCCTGACTTACAAGTTGGAGAAAGTACAGTTCGTCGGTATGTCAAAGAGATGAGAGAAATTTATCAAATTGAAAAAACGGATGGACCCCGAGAACATGAAGCTGTTGATGAATTACCACCAGGAAAACAAATGCAAGTAGACTGGGGACAAACCATTCAGAAAACAATAGATAATAAGGACATCAAACTTTATTTTATTGCCTTTGTATTATCTCACTCTCGACAAAAGTATATGGAATGGCAAGACCGCCCCTTTACAACGAAAGACACCATTCGTTGTCACGAAAATGCCTTTAGATATTTTGGGGGAATGACTGAAGAAATTGTTTATGATCAAGACAATCTTATTGCGGTAAGCGAAAATGCTGGAGATCTTATCTTAACAAAGAAATTTCAGGCATATGTGAACGAACGTAAATTTCAGATTTACCTATGTCGAAAAGCAGATCCCCAATCGAAAGGAAAAATTGAGAACGTTGTGAAATATATCAAGTATAATTTCGCAGCACATCGTATCTTCTCAACAATCGGAGATTGGAATGAAAAAGCCTGGAATTGGCTAGAACGTACTGGGAACTATAAAGTGCATCAAACAATAAAAAAGAGACCTTACGAAGTGTATCAACTGGAAAAGAAACACTTACGAAAGATCTCCTCACCGCTTTCTTTAACAGAAAGCAACCCTATTGAAATTATAACAAGGAATGTGAATAAGGACAACACGATTCGTTACAAATCGAATCGCTATTCAGTACCTATCGGCACATATACGAAATGCCCTACAGTGAATCTGCAAATCAATAATGAAAAATTAATCATCATAGAACCTACAACTGGCGAAATACTTGCCAAGCACACGATAAGTTTAGAAAAAGGAAAGCTAATTAAAAATACGAATCATGCACGAGATCATACAGAATCGCTTGATATGCTTAAACAAAGAGTGCTTCATTTATTTCCTACTGGAGAAGCATCGAGACAATATATTGATGAAATCTGCCAGAGATATAAGCGCTATCGCCGTGATCAATTACTCATTTTACAAAGGGTTGCCGAAAATGATCCTCATTGGATTCCAATGGCGTTAGAGAAATGTATCCGTGAAAAACTGTATAGTGCAAATGCTTTTCAAGATGTCGTAAATTACTTAAAGCTACAAGAATCTAATCCCATTCTTGAAATACAGGTCAATTCTACTAAACTTGTTTCTTCGATAGCTGTAGAAACAAGGGATTTCAATACATACATTCAAAGAATGGGAGGAAAAACAAATGAATAA
- a CDS encoding PHP domain-containing protein encodes MIDLHCHSNISDGSMSLFEVISLAKEKGITHLAITDHDTTKGLKEAKYIGEQLGVTIIPGIEISAYDYKRQRRAHILGFFVEPHHEAIENLCSPLLKMRHLASYEMTKRIMKAGFNISWEEVEQFAKDGTGVYKQHIMHALINKGYADKIYGDLYDKLFSKGGEGKPQGLAHIPIQYVDVEDAIVAIREAGGLPVLAHPKQFNNFDAIPEWVEIGLEGVEAVHPLHGPKDEELVKYYADQFELIETGGSDFHGFYGNFELGSKDAGMVRYEKLLERYQKLCESKKTLS; translated from the coding sequence ATGATTGATTTACATTGTCATTCAAATATATCAGATGGCTCAATGAGTCTATTTGAAGTAATTTCTCTTGCGAAAGAAAAAGGAATCACCCATTTGGCAATTACGGACCATGATACGACAAAAGGATTAAAGGAAGCGAAATATATAGGAGAGCAGCTCGGAGTAACCATTATTCCAGGGATCGAGATTTCGGCTTATGACTATAAAAGACAACGGAGAGCCCATATTTTAGGCTTTTTTGTGGAACCGCATCACGAAGCGATTGAAAACCTGTGCAGCCCGCTGTTAAAGATGAGACACCTAGCATCATATGAAATGACGAAAAGAATTATGAAAGCAGGTTTTAACATTTCATGGGAAGAAGTAGAACAATTCGCCAAAGACGGCACAGGGGTATACAAACAGCATATTATGCATGCTTTAATAAACAAAGGATACGCTGACAAAATCTATGGCGATCTATATGATAAGCTTTTTTCAAAAGGCGGGGAAGGAAAGCCGCAAGGATTAGCGCACATACCTATACAGTATGTCGATGTGGAAGATGCGATTGTTGCCATCCGCGAGGCGGGCGGTTTGCCGGTACTTGCCCATCCAAAACAATTCAACAATTTTGATGCAATCCCCGAGTGGGTTGAGATTGGCTTAGAAGGCGTCGAAGCAGTTCACCCTTTGCATGGACCTAAGGACGAAGAACTTGTCAAATATTATGCGGACCAATTCGAGCTGATCGAAACAGGAGGATCTGATTTTCACGGCTTTTATGGAAATTTTGAACTAGGCAGCAAAGATGCCGGAATGGTTCGATATGAAAAACTTCTCGAACGCTATCAAAAGCTATGTGAAAGCAAGAAAACATTATCGTAA